Proteins from one Rosa chinensis cultivar Old Blush chromosome 7, RchiOBHm-V2, whole genome shotgun sequence genomic window:
- the LOC112179006 gene encoding B3 domain-containing protein Os03g0212300 yields the protein MATFPRPMASPSFCLKIVTANDLRDGKELPETAVKKYGHCMAESIFLKAPNCWTWWPIKVKRSVRGGRMWLHKGWQDFANFYSLDQGYFALFTYEGEHSHFLVRLFHWNDMEIDYPIHGGGVPKRKRTGANRNTPPAYLEARTSPTSSGSSTDENQNDLSTATSFKSDKPLLMLRMTATYIRCSGAYISPSFAKEHVCRPGTSCNVTLQISEEKVWTAQCTVGENSEHKLYARVSGAGWKAFKEDNHLEVHDVCVFELIEERTFKVSIIRAKVKINKQDGESEDKLMF from the exons ATGGCTACATTTCCACGTCCTATGGCTTCTCCAAGCTTTTGCCTGAAGATTGTCACTGCTAACGATCTCCGAGATGGCAAG GAACTTCCTGAGACAGCCGTAAAGAAGTATGGACATTGTATGGCAGAGTCCATATTCCTCAAGGCTCCAAATTGTTGGACATGGTGGCCAATTAAAGTGAAAAGGTCAGTTCGTGGTGGCCGGATGTGGTTACACAAGGGATGGCAAGACTTTGCAAACTTTTACTCGCTGGACCAGGGCTACTTTGCATTGTTCACCTATGAAGGCGAACATTCCCATTTCCTAGTACGCCTTTTTCACTGGAATGATATGGAAATAGACTACCCTATTCATGGAGGAg GAGTgccaaaaaggaaaagaacagGAGCTAATCGAAACACCCCTCCTGCCTATTTAGAGGCTAGAACCAGTCCAACTTCCTCTGGATCCTCGACTgatgaaaaccaaaatgatcTTTCCACAGCTACTAGTTTCAAATCTGACAAGCCACTTCTCATGCTCAGAATGACAGCTACATATATACGCTGCTCTGGCGCG TATATTAGTCCATCTTTTGCCAAGGAACATGTCTGCAGACCAGGCACTTCATGCAATGTGACCCTACAAATTTCAGAGGAGAAAGTTTGGACTGCTCAATGCACTGTTGGTGAAAACAGTGAGCACAAACTATATGCAAGAGTTTCAGGTGCTGGTTGGAAGGCATTTAAGGAGGACAATCACCTGGAAGTACATGATGTCTGTGTGTTTGAGTTGATTGAGGAGCGTACATTCAAAGTTTCCATAATCCGAGCTAAAGTGAAGATCAATAAGCAAGATGGGGAAAGTGAAGACAAGCTCATGTTTTAG